GAGCGATGATGTAAGTAATTTACTCCAAAAAAGGTAGAGAACATGACAAATGGacaattattttttgaaaaagagcCTTTTAACTTTTAACCAAAAGAGCAAAATAAGATTTGTATGTATGATAGAACAAGTTACAGCTTTACATCTTTTAAGTATCAGTGCAATATAATCTTTAACCCAACAACAACTTATGAAACTTAATATGTATAACCATAAGCACGTTCCTTGGATCGGTAATTCCAGaaaaaaaggagcataaaatggAGGGTCAACCATGTTTCAAGTTTCAATTTCTCTGACGGATATGGTAACTTGACACGTACACCAGACAATGACAGTGTACGATAAAACCTGTCCTTATCGACTTTACCTTTCCTCCTGTATCTATTGTGTTATCCTCTCTGCTTCAGAAATAGTCCATATTTTAGCAGGTACTAGTATTACTATTACGATCGTTTTCTAATGAGGGATCGAAAGTAAAGACATAAATAATCTTAATTATTGGCCTGTAATCAATCAATAATGACATTTGAGTTTTGACTTTGTATATACTACTAATATCCTTTATAGTTTTAATTACTTTCCCTTTAGAATTTGATCTAAAGCTGTGGTTGTCGGTTGGTGCGGTTTCTGCCACCACCCATTAATCAACTCCTTTCTCTTTcacattttcattttcttgatCGTGAcgagaggggttgctctgatggtaagcaacctcacttccaaccgagaggttgtgagttcgagtctccccaagagcaaggtgggaagttcttggagagaAGTATGtccggggtctatttggaaacagtctctctaccctaggataggggtaaggtctgcttacacactaccctccccagaccccactaagtgggattatactgggttgttgttgttgttgttgtattgtttACTTCTTGCAAAAGGTAAATTCCTTTCTTCACTACCCTTTTCTTTTTTGTCCTGTTATACAATCTCTTCCTTTCTTAATGAATAGGTTTTAGTAACTTAATTATGGGTCTTGTTTGGAACCTAATTGACCCAAGAGCCTGAATTTTCTGTTTTTTGGGTATTTTGGATTAGAATTCTGAATTCAAAATAGTAGTATGTTTTGACTGACTTATTTGGGCTGCATCAAATTAGTTGGTTCTTGTTATTGTTGTGTTTGATAGGTGACTGAACGCCTTCGAGTGATATAAAGATTGAAATGGAGAGATGTGGGGATTTTGTGCAATGGTTTCTACCTGATATGTCTATAAAGATCCTAATGTGTTTGGAGGATCCCTCTGATCTTGTTCGGGTTTCTGCTGTTTCTACTTCTTggcgtcaattcggtaaactatACACCATCTTTCACATTATAATGCAGTTCCATTCCCTTCCCTTCACATTACACTACTTCCATTCTATATAGATAGCCAAATAGAGGTGCTGTTATTTCTATGGATGATGACTTTATCTTTTTACCTAGTTTATTTACAGCCATTTTCATCAACATTTAATGCTTAGTGCCTTATATGCTGTTAAAAGAATGGTATGAGTATAGTTTCTTAATTTGCTGAAACGGAAAAATCAGGGTCTTTGTCatccttttttatctttttcccaAGCCATCTCACTTCACACTCCACAATTTTGTGCAGTGATTGGAAATGGATTGTGTAAGCATCTCTGTTTAAGGAGATTTCCTGAAATATCAAGTGTCGCAAATATGGTTGAAGTTAAAAACACGATTACACCAGTAGTATCTCAGCGTAGACTCGAGTTGTTATGTCTGGAGTGGGATCACAGAGTTTATGCTTTTTTGGCACAAGGCCTTTCCAACTGTACGAGGAAAGATTGCTTAATAGATGCAATCCTTGCATCAAGTACTGATAACTATCCTGAAGAAAGCATTCTGAATACATTAGAACCGAGTGATCAGGTTGGCCGCAGGGCTTCATACTGGTCAAGTAGAGGAGAAAGTGATCCTGCTGTTCCTGAGACACTAACTTATAAATTAATCTCAAAGTTGTGCTTGATTTCAGAATTTCATGTGCAACCATTTCAAGGTTGCACCTCAAGTTTTTATCTTCTGTTATGTTATGGATTCAGCTTATTTGTTTTTTCTCATTAACTAGAAATATTATGATCTTGTAACAGCGTATTTCCAGTTTGGATTTCCCATTTATTCAGCAAAAGCTGTGAGATTCAGAGTGGGACATTCTAATGTTAAAATAGATGTAGAAAGTGACAACGGACATGAATCTGCGGCTGCTCAAGGATCTTTGTTGGACAACATCATATGGACATATACCTCACCAGTATTTCCCATGGAGCAGGTGCGAAACAGTAACagtatttcagtttcttttattctGGATAGTTCTTATCCGTGAAGCGATCAAATGGATACTGACATCTACTCTTGGGATAATAGCTTGTTCCCAAGTCATAGTACTGGTTTTCCCTAACTAAGCCTATTTCCTGGTCTTACTTGTGTCGGAACATGTCCTTGGCGGAAGTATATCACTCATTTTAACACAGCTGCTAGGTGCTCAGTCATGAACTAATCTTCTTCTCTGTTGACGAAAGCAAACAATTTAAACTCGACTTCAGCTGCAGCTCAGTTTTggttaagatttttttttttttttttttttgtgtcttgACTTTGGAACAGCTAAGTTTTCTTCTTATGGTTACAGGAGAACAGCTTGCAGAAGTTTAAGCTGCCAGAACCTGTTCTTTGCATTGGTGGAGTCCTACAATTAGAGCTCTTAGGCAGAGTTCAAAGACAAGAAATGGATGGTCAATATTATATATGGTCAGTTCCTTCTTTTGGATTCTTGGCCTCAAAATTCAAAATGTCGTTTATTTCCTGCTTTTACTGCAGTCTTAGTCTACCATATAGTTGTCGTATATTTAAATGAGGACATGTGTTATAAAGGGCATGAATATAATCTCACGACTTCGGGATCTCTAAGATAATCTTTGTTGATTCCCTTTTAGTGTGTCGCACGTTCAAGTTGTTGGAAGACCACTCTTGCCAGCATTTGATGTTTCAATACTCGATGAATCGGGGAAGTGGACCCTGAAGTATTACCCAAAAGAGAACTTGAGCCAATCACGTACTAAATTTTCTGAAGGAGAGTCAAGTAGTCCTCGGCTTCGTAGTTTTGGTTCAAACTTGAGGGGATGGGAGCAAATGATCCTGAATACACTACTAGGAGCTGGAGCTGTCGTGGTTGATGAGGAGTATGATGTCTAGTTTGGCCGCCCTTTTTTAGGCCTTAACAGTTGGATGACAGATTCTGAGTGTATAGATCCTACCTTTCTTTGCTGCTCTGTAAGTTAATTATTCACCTGAGTGTTGGGTTTGTTGCTGCTTACAACCATAACAGTGCTTGGCCTTGCGCCAACAAGAGATTCTTGTAATATTTCTTTCTACCATGACTCGGTCACAAATTGCCAATTTAACATCCAAAAGAAAAGGCCGGTAAAAGTGGACACAGTGATAAGTGTTTATCTTGGTGAAAGGCAGTGTGAGACAGGCAGATACCAAGACATCTAAATATTGGTTACTTGCCTTAATGGAGTCGCGATTTCTCTAAACTCTTCTTTGACCTGAAACCTCTGAAAAGCAATAAGAGGATCTTTATGGAAATTGGAAGTCTAGAGGCATCTCTGGTTACCTGATAGACAAAAAGTAAGTTAAAAGAAACCCAGCAGTATATCCACATTTTGCCTGCCCTAAACGAGCAGCTTTGAGGGAAAGACTTAACGAGACccaaaaagaaattaattttctGTGCCAcccaccaaaaaaaaaagaaaggaggaATTGCATTCATTACGTTAATGGAGGGAAATCGAAAATATCACTAAATCAGAATAGATCTCGTTTCGCTTTGGGGAGCAAAAAGGATATCAAAAAGAACAGCAACGagaaaaataaaccaaaataaaTTATCATTTTTGTGGCGCTAGAACGATGGCATGAATCAACATAAAATTTTAGGAGTATTGATTGGCATTAGTTGGAGTGAGAAACAGAAAGCCAAGAAATAACACAAGACATGACGCCTCGAAATCTTGCAAGTTTCATGCTCCCCATGAGCTTGCCTGATAGGAAACATGCACGACCTCCCTACAAAATCTTAGTCATTTCACATCCTCTATTACAGCAAACCATTGAAACACGGATTCACACACATGACAGGCCAAAGGGCAAACGAACTGAACAGAATAGTAATAGCAGTTAATAATGTTCTCCAGTCCATTCCTATAGATTACACTTGTGGGTGGTTTTCGAGGTGTAAACACCAAGAGTGTGAAAGTAAAGAAAGTAGGCCTAAATACCTAGAGAGGGCAAGTGCTTAACACCACAACAGCCTCGAACTACAAAATAGGGAAGAatcagaagaaaacaaaaaaccTAACACAATCAACCTGTACAAAGATATATAGCAGTATCCTTTTCTCATCAAAACCAAAAGGAGCAAAACATGTCAGTCAAGCCTTCCATCCATAATTCATATTGTTGTCAAGATCACTGCTAAAGAAACCATTTTCACTGAATTCATGTGTCATATCTGGGACCAACTCATCAGATAAATGCAGACTTTGAGGTAAATCTGGAGCTTTTTGACTGAAAGCACTGTTGCCAGCCGATGCAGAGGGTTCACAGTTAGAAGCCGATTTAAAACTGTCGCTTCTACTTGGTGTTGGTCCAACACTGCTTACCGGCCCATGTGTAGCTGTTGCAGCAGCCACAGAACTATTGTTTCCAAATGCAAACCCTTCCCTAGAAGCAATACCACCTCCACTCTGCCCAGAAAGGCACTGCTGTTGAACTCCACACCCACCGCTGTTAGCATTCATGTCCTGGAGGAGCTGCTGGATCATTTGTTGCTGTAGGACCTGGCTACCATGCGATGGTTGAGACTGATTTTGCGGGATTAAGCCACTATTCAATAATCGCTGCTGTTGTTGCTGCAGATTGGTACTTGACAAGCCACTGACAGGTAAGTTCTGCATTGTCCCTGGCAATATACCATTGGCCCCTTGCGAAAGTGAAGATTGAGAGTGGTTCGAATAATTGAAAGAAGGAGAAGCATCTTGTTGGGTTGTATTTGAGTTTGAATTCATTGAATTTTGCCGCATTAGtgaattttggaagtttgtgAGCTGAAGAGCAGCTTGTCCAGAGCCACTTAAAGCTCCCCGACCACCCATGTGCTGGTTATTGCTCATTTGGCTATTAAGCCCAGGGTGCAATGACATAAGCCTGTTCAACGCACTGCGATCAGTTGGCAGGCCCTGAATACCCACCTGCTGCTCTGTTTCCTGTGCATTTTGTGCCTGAAATTTGGCTGCAGTACTATGTCGTGGGAAATTTTTTAAGCCCTCTGCAAAACAAGCAGAGAAGTAATGTCACAGTTTTTAGCATTCTCCCAACATGCAAAAGACACTCTAGAACTACAATCTACCATGGTATAGATAATAATGGCGAAAGATGAGTATTTTCAgttttagagcccgtttggacataagaaaattttccctttttaaaaaaagattttcACTTTAATAATGGCGAAGATGCATTTTAAAAAGTTTCAAGAATTTGAGAAACTCCAAaaagttgtttttcaaaattttcactcaaaatcactcataaaaattcaaaaacaacccaaaattatattcatgtccaaacacagctctaaatttcaaataccattttcacttgaaaaagaTTTTCACCctgttttggaattttacaattcttatgtccaaacgcccacttagttCCAAACAAATGTAAAAAACAAATCTATTACCAATTGGACCAGCTTTATGATCTCTGCAAAAATCCATCAAGTCCTTCATGCTATTCACGACCTCAGCTATCTGAACATCATACCAACGAATTCAAGTACTAAAACACTAGAAAGCCAGATAAGCAAAGCCAATGCTTTGATTAAACATGAAAGAGTGAGGAAAATTCTTATGTCGTATTTTCTTCACCAAAAAGCCTATCTTCTCATCCCATATTCATTCAAACATACCTGTAGGCATCTAACATATCTCTTGGAAAATCCCAAATCATTAAGTGACTGCAACTCCAAACTCTTGGCAAGTTGACGTCCAGTTGTGACAACCCTAAGAAAAGTAACAACAACGTGACATGAGATTATATTTCAAACCAGTTGCAAGACATAAGAGACAATATATCTCTCAAACTTAGTGAGAAGTATATCCCCTAAGGTTAGAAGTGCTTTTACCACTTTGAACACCTGggaacaaaaaagaaagaaacataacGGAAGCATGCAGTTCCAAATAAATCCTTGTCGGTTCTCTATAACTTTAATATCAACCAAACTTCTCTTATAGGTGCATATCTCAGTTATGAGCAAGAGAGCTTTATTACAAGAGTAGGGGGGGGGGGCATCGGAAGTGGATTTATTATTTAGGTTAAGGTACACCTAAGCGAGCCTACCGAATAAACACAGTAACAGACACTACATTCAGTACAAAGtcgattctttttatttttgataaGGACAAAGTCGATTCTTACACGCAACTTAGTAGATGGAGAGAAACTGGAGATCAAGCTAAAATGGGAGGAGAAACAAAAACGAATTACATACTGAGAAAGTAGCATGAAATCAGACAAGTAGCTTTTCATTGGTGGGGAGAGAAGAaaagggaggggggggggggttggataAGCACAGACGAATAGCTTTCAACTCACATGTTGCTGTTTGCTTGTAAATCCTGCTGAGAAACCCCATCAGGTCCAGTTTCTGTTAATGTAGTTTGGCATTTCTGAGCAACCTGCAGCAATTGATTCACCTGCAAAAAAAAAATGTTACGAGGACAAGTTGTAAACACTGAAATTGCTCTTCATTCATTGTCAGGTGAGTCGCCAAGATGAAGTTAAAAGGGAATCGTTAAGCGCGTTAGTTAGGTTGGCACAATTGGTGGAGCTAGGGTCAATAGGACTTCTCTTTTATTCCAAAGAGAAAATATCCAGATCCTCCAGCAAAGAGGGTGGCCACCGGCAGCCCAGTTGAATCAAATCACTGGTGACAGAACACAACAGTTGAGCAGATTTCATGTGTCCTATACATTAGTTGCATGAGCCTACTATCCAAGAAACAACACGGAGGTGGTCATATAAACGAAATTGGGAAATCCTCCAAACATTGACGACTACAGATAGCAACTGTCATATACATGAGAAAGAAAAACAGAACATGTTCTCCTAATAGGACATACTAAAAGCAGAACGAAGATTGAGATCCTTCACTATCTTAATGACATAACAATAAAAAAGGCAGTCTGGTGTACCAAGTATCCTACATTCATACAGGGCTTGAGGAAGGGCCACACCCCTTTGTAGGCAGCTTAACCTGATGCAAGCATCAGCGGCTGATTCAACGGTTCAAACCCGATGGAGTGAACAATACTAAATGTTAAAAAGAATGCCAAATTGTATCTTAAGGATGATCCTAGTTCATATAACTGAAAGAACCACTGGAGCAAGTGGAAATTTTAATTTAGTTCAATACCTGTGGTGCAACTAATCTCCGAGGAAGAAGCTCTTCATGGCGCCGAGCACAAAATTCCCATGACAATATCTGAGGAGCAGCAGAAAAAGCAAAAAGCTATAGACGACTTAAATAAATTATGCCCTCACAGCTGATCAATTTTTACAGTACCTTCAAATCAGAGGTAAAAATGATTCGGAGTTGACCCTCCCGAACCACGCGAAGTTGTTCATATACACTTTCCTGAACTGCTTTCGCATATTCCAACATCATTAATCCTGAGGGGGACCTGCATTCACGCGGAAAATCCAAAAACAAGAGTTCATCGATGACACCACTGCTAAATTTGATTTCGTTCAGCCTGGGAAGAACTTCGAAAGTTGCCTCTGTTAAAAACCACCAAGAACAAGAAGCTAGTCAGAAACAAGCAGATCAATTATTTGGTAGTGATCATGATTATGATATGAAGACCCTAATCATTGCAATGTATGCTGACACAAATTCAGATATCAGGTAGACAGGTCTTAAGCATCATCTCTCAGATTCTTCCTGTGCAACCTCGTACTTCGTCCAAGAGATTTTGGGtccattatttttctttcttttgactttTGTCCCATGGAGGGATAAAAGTGGGGGGAGGTCTGGCAATAGTGAATTGTTAACACATCAACTATCTCCTCATCTCCTTATATTTCCTGCAGAGTCTGCTAAAACTCCGCAGATGAAAACTTCTACTATGAATATGAAAAACCTGAATGATGTCTTTTCGAAATGCCAGTCTACTACAGTTCTACCTCCAGTACTAGCTAAGTAAATAATAACTATCccttacccaaaaaaaaaaaagtaaataataacTATCTTGATCTCGCAAACTTTTATGAAGCAGATGCTTCTAATGCCAAGCATGTTTAGACTCAGCCGTTCAAGCAAAATAGATCAGAAAAGAAAATGTCT
This sequence is a window from Nicotiana sylvestris chromosome 3, ASM39365v2, whole genome shotgun sequence. Protein-coding genes within it:
- the LOC104215735 gene encoding F-box protein At4g00755-like, with the protein product MERCGDFVQWFLPDMSIKILMCLEDPSDLVRVSAVSTSWRQFVIGNGLCKHLCLRRFPEISSVANMVEVKNTITPVVSQRRLELLCLEWDHRVYAFLAQGLSNCTRKDCLIDAILASSTDNYPEESILNTLEPSDQVGRRASYWSSRGESDPAVPETLTYKLISKLCLISEFHVQPFQAYFQFGFPIYSAKAVRFRVGHSNVKIDVESDNGHESAAAQGSLLDNIIWTYTSPVFPMEQENSLQKFKLPEPVLCIGGVLQLELLGRVQRQEMDGQYYICVSHVQVVGRPLLPAFDVSILDESGKWTLKYYPKENLSQSRTKFSEGESSSPRLRSFGSNLRGWEQMILNTLLGAGAVVVDEEYDV
- the LOC104215736 gene encoding probable transcriptional regulator SLK2, with amino-acid sequence MAPSRVAGGMAHSSSSSGIFFQGDGQSQVAGNSHLTSSFGNSSNSLPGNPRSSLGPLSGDVSNTVLNSVASSGPSVGASSLVTDANSGLSGGPNLQRSASINNESYMRLPASPLSFSSNNISVSGSSVMDGSSMVQQSSNQDPNSQQPQHNQQRQGASSATSLPTSRVGQVQLPNGQGLRVPGSFIQDPVALSHMQKKPRLDIKQEDILQQQVLQQLLQRQDPLHMQNSNPQLQALIQQQRLRQQQQQQHQLLQYLPPMQRAQLLQQQQQLQLRQQLQQQSVQPVSAMKRPSDGVLCSRRLMQYLYHQRQRPPDNAIAYWRKFVAEYYSPRAKKRWCLSLYENVGHHSLGVFPQSTMDAWHCDICGSKSGRGFEATFEVLPRLNEIKFSSGVIDELLFLDFPRECRSPSGLMMLEYAKAVQESVYEQLRVVREGQLRIIFTSDLKILSWEFCARRHEELLPRRLVAPQVNQLLQVAQKCQTTLTETGPDGVSQQDLQANSNMVVTTGRQLAKSLELQSLNDLGFSKRYVRCLQIAEVVNSMKDLMDFCRDHKAGPIEGLKNFPRHSTAAKFQAQNAQETEQQVGIQGLPTDRSALNRLMSLHPGLNSQMSNNQHMGGRGALSGSGQAALQLTNFQNSLMRQNSMNSNSNTTQQDASPSFNYSNHSQSSLSQGANGILPGTMQNLPVSGLSSTNLQQQQQRLLNSGLIPQNQSQPSHGSQVLQQQMIQQLLQDMNANSGGCGVQQQCLSGQSGGGIASREGFAFGNNSSVAAATATHGPVSSVGPTPSRSDSFKSASNCEPSASAGNSAFSQKAPDLPQSLHLSDELVPDMTHEFSENGFFSSDLDNNMNYGWKA